TGTGTCTTCGCCTCCTCTAATGCCTGGCAGTTCGAAGGGGGCTTCTGCTGCTGGTGTTCCCAGCACTCGTGAGGGTGCTCAGGGTTTCCTGTCATCTCCTGTTGCCATCACAGCCACCTCATCAAGCAGATCGGGTGTGCGCTCCAGTGGCCACAGGGAGGTGGAGAGCACTGCGCAGGCTGCCCCACAGCCCGCAGAATTGCCCTTAGATCCTATAGATAGGTTAGTGTCTCTTTTGGTGTGTTACCTGCTGCACAAGTATCACATCAAGGAGACTGTAACAATGGAAGATATTTTCAAGGTTGTCTCCCCAGTATGCAATGAACACTTCCGTGTGATCTTTGCAAATGCTTGCCAGCGCCTGCAGGTGGTCTTTGGCCTGGATATGAAGGCAGTGGATCCCCCCAACTACCGCTATGAGCTCGTCATCAGCATGGGCCTCACATATGATGGGATGCTGTCTGACCAAGAGCGCGTGCCCAAGACCGGCGTCCTGATCGTCGTCCTGGGTGTGATCCTCATGAAGGGCAATTGTGCTACCGAAAGGGAAGTCTGGCGAATTCTGAATGCGATGGGCATGCATGCCGGGAGAGTGAACCCCTTTTTCGGGGAGCCCCGGAAGCTCATCACCAACGATCTCGTGAAGGAAAAATACCTGGAGTACCGGCAGGTGGCCAACAGTGATCCTGCCCAATTTGAGTTCCTGTGGGGCCCGAGAGCCTATGCTGAAACCACCAAGATGAAAGTCCTGCAGTCCCTGGCCAGGGTTAATGGGGTTGAGCCGAGTGCTTTCCGATCTCAGTATGAGGATGCTCTGCAAGATGAGGAAAAGAGGGCCCAAGACACCATGTCAGACACGGCTGCCTCCCTTCTGGGGCCCCTGCTGGTTCTAGTGGCAAGTCTAGTCATGCCTACTGTCCCTAGTGACCCCCGAGGCTGATTCCTCACTTTGTTGTTCAAAGGCCATTTAGAGTTCAAAGAATTGAGGCCTGAGGTAGGGCTGAAAGGAGCACaggatgtatgtgtatgtgtaactTGGAAATGTGTTCTTTTGTTTGTCACGTGTTTATTATTCAAATGTTGTTTCTTTTAGTACAGATTCAATTAGCTTCAAAATCTCCAACTTTAGGTGCGGTATCAGTCTCACATGGAAGGCTATCATGAGGTTAAGTGGTAAAACCTCTGCTGTTTTGCAAAACTGATTGCAACCATCTCATATTGTCACCTGGAATCAGATCGCACAGAAGTTCTGTACGCATTTATTCGAAAAATGGATGAAATCAGCTTTAAGATAGTTTGGTTTATGAAGTTGAAGCAAATGCATTTTTGTCCAGTTCCAGCTTTTTTGTCTGTAAGGGTTCAGAATGTCAGCTCAGAATATGCTGTTTggcatatttattttgaattaaagataTTTGAGCAGTAGCCGATGAAGGAGGGACACTCTGACCCTTCTTAATCCCCCTGAAAGCAGGAGATAAATCTCTCATGGGAATGGTGTCCTACCTGTACCAGGAGGGTACAGGGCATTCTTATCACTAGAGAGAAAAGTTAGAGCCAAATGGCTGTATGAACCTTATTATTTACTACTTGCTACCCTTAACCCACACCACTCTGCCATGTCAATTCTTCGTAGATTCATTTTTAGTTTGTCTAAAAGTTATAATAAAAGCTTCCTGTTTTGGTCACTTCTTTGAGTCTCATATTTTTGTGGGGCTCCCATATGTACATTTGTATGTaattaaatttgtgttttcttctgttaatctgtccTTTCACTAAGGGGTGTGGAGTGGGTTGTCTTCCTCAATAACCTAGAAGGATAGGGGGAAATTACTTTTCATCCTCTATGTGTGCATTACAACACCCTTCCCCTGGATATTCTCCAGTGTGCCTTCTTGTCCAAATTGGACTGTGAACCTGCTGACCAGCACTGCATTGCATCCTCTTCTGAGGCTTTCTTTCTGCACCCCCAAGGAACTGCCGAGCATCACCTGCCCTTTCCCTGACTTAGTGTGTTCCAAGTACCTGGCAGCCCCATCCTCACCGTGGAACCTCTCTGATAGCAGTGTCCTGTTCCACGCGAAAGGTCATTTTGGTAGTAAAATTTAGACCTGGTCTTCACCACTAAGCATTGTATTACATTCTCAAGGCGATTTCCAAATGATCTGGTGAGTATAGTCTGATTTAGTAAAGAATCTGCTAGTTTGGGAGCACTATTCCTAAAAGATGGGCTTATTTTATGATATTTGCCGTTGAATTTTAATGGGATTTCTTatttgagaataaagaaaacctcTAATTTCTTTAATGAGAGGTGATTTTAAGTTAAATCTGGATGTAGGACAAGCAGAGGCTGAGGGGGTGAGGGAGCTGTATCCTCCTGAAAGCAGGAGATAAATCTCtcatgtgaatggtgtcctccctGTACCAGGGGGCTGAGGGACCTACTGGGCACATAAACCTCTGGGTGAGCTTACCTTGGTGGTAAAAAATCAAAGCCTCTCCTGTAAGTAATTGATGAGGAAAGACCGTTGGAAAACTAAGTAAGCAAACATAACTACTAGAACTACTTCTGCTAAGCTGATAATTGAGACTGGAGTTACTGGGAAAAAGTTAACTGAAAAGAAACCCAGCATACAATGTCCCAGTTCTTGTAGACTCTGGAGTTCCAAGGGAATGTGGTTCTTCGGTATTGCCTTTGGATAATAGAttagataaatagatgacagacagattgGTAGATAGATAgctggatggacggatggatggatggacatatGGACAGATGCGTGGGTTGGGTGGgtggacagacatacagatgaaagaaagaaagaaagaaagagaaagagaaagaatcttGGTTTCAATATGCATACTTGCATTTGTGCAGATGACCAGGCATTATCAGTCAGGTGGTAGATAGCAGAGAATCCTAAGTTAAACTTTTGTCAATGcagcaaaagtaaaagaaaaattctcagtATACTGTTATCATACTGCTTATTACAAACGACAGTGCAGATGGTGCTTCTGAGTGAAGTGTATGGCAAACACTCCCTGCAGAGATTTACAAGATCCTCTTGAAAAGTATACGTGACCCTGTATTGGAAGCACCTGTTATATAAGATCTCAGAAAGTTGGAGAATTGCAAGAAACACTTTGCCTTTTcagagactccaccaaaaaatgatAAGGGTTGTTGTACAAATTCTAGTGGTTGCTCTCTATGGGGCACTGACTATATGACAGTTCATGGACGACACCACAAGTGCTTATCCACAGCTTGTCTGCCACTCCATCTTGGGTATGTGAGAAGACTGTATTGCCCAGTTCACTTGTAGTTGGAAAGGATCATGCAAGTAGCCCTTGCTGCTGAAACATGGGTGGAAACGATCTTTATCAGTCACACACCAAGGCTTTTGAGAGACAGTATGCCACCATACTATTTTCTCTTCTAATCAGCAGCAAACAAGGACAGTGTATGTTCAAATGTGGAAGTACGAGACGGAGGCAGCCTAGACCTCTGGGTTACCTGGTAGCAAAGATTACCTGCCCAATCAATCAGATTTTATATgcacaaaaaataaagttttattatgtTAAGCCATTCAGATTTCAGGTGTTGGCTGTTCCATCAGCTAGCACAAACCTTATCTGAATCATACACAGCTACTAATTCTGTTGCTAAGcttatttaagtatttaatgaCAAAGCTAATAATGTATATATTCTTATTGCAAGAATTCTAAACTTACAAATCATAATCTCTGCCTTCAGAATATTCCTTCATAATGCAGCCATGTTCTCAGCAATAGCTACAATAAAGGATCTAGTATGTTATTTTAAAGCTAATTATAGGCTTTCTCATACAATGAtgtgttataaaaatatattatttcaaaacagaaagagTAGTAAATGGTAtgcatattattctgccatatgtcCTCCCCACTTAACATGAAAAAAGGATCTTTCCAAGATAGCACATAGAGTCCTACTTCACTTTTATAACAGTTCCTATAGCCTGTATGGTCCGGAAttaatttagccctctttctgacaGACACATAATTTGTGGCTATCACTTGTAgaactaaaatattttgaacatgaTTTGTTAGGCTGAAGTCCATTGTTCTGATAGCAAGGTGGAAACTGGTTTAAAGTGGAGAATGTGTACAGACtgcaaatttttataaatattgccCAAATTTCATCCCCCAAATACCAGTTCATATTCTCAGAAAGTAATGACTGTAAATACCATAAAGACTgacacatatattatttcatacatCAAAAGTGCTTAATTTGAGAAGCAAAGATTTGGTCAAAAGGATCAGCTGACAGGGAATATGGCCACACAGGGCACTTACACTGGTGAGGGATGGCGATGCAATATCCAGGGTCCATGGGAGAGACCACATGTAAATCCAAGTCCAGAGTGTCCAGAGCAGGCTGGTAGTTGGAAGTTCTGAATCCAGAAGTCAGTGTAGGATGGAAAAGAGACCAGAAGGAGGAAAAAGTGAGCAATCTGGATGGAGAGTCCAGGACACCTCAGTGAATAGGCGTGGGAAATCTCCAAATCACTACTAACGGATAGAAATTGTATGGTTACCTGAGTAGGGACGTCTACTGGATAAAAGGGCCAGAAACATCCATCACCCCACAGAATTCCTCCATCTACTGTTAAAGCAAGTGTAGCTGCCTCTGCTGCATCAGCCAGTATTGTCCCTGGTGGATTCTAGGAAAACGACATGTCTTGGCTAGTCTGGGGGTCCACTTTGCCAATGTATTAGGGCAGGGATGTGTCTTGATACCTGCTGGCAATGGGTATCTCATCCTCTGTGCACAGTGGGCCCTCTCCACTGAGGTGGGGACTGCACGAATGTTAGTGAGTGACGGCAGACAGTTGAGACAGGCCAGAAGCACCAATGAGCAAAGGAAGGTGGCACGCAACTGCAAGGAGGAGGAGATTTGAAGTAGTGTACCCTAACACCAATTTCCTCAGCTGCTCTTCAGATGAAGATCTAGGTTTGGACATGTCTCCTAAAATAATCCACATGGTGTCCCCAACACAGACTGTAAATTTCTCTCTGAAATTTCTCATGTTTCCTGAATTTGTGGCGCACTAGATGATGGGTatcattgacaaataaaaattaataaggtCGGAAATCTAATGTACAGCCAAGTGATTATAGCTAACAATACTATACTGCAATTCAACATTTGCTAAGAGgataaatcttaaatgttttcaccaccacaacaaaaacaacaaaaaatcaaggaaaaggaaatggtaaCTTTGTGAAgtaatggatatgttaattaagtTGATTGCGGTGATTATTTTGCAATCTATATGTATATCACAACATCAACTTGTAGATCataaatatgtacaatttttattcgtcaattatatctcaataaacccGGGGAAAAAGGGACATAAGGAGGAAGAACATTAATAAACAAGTGCACTGCCGAATTGCACATTATACGGATGTGGGTCAGTCTTAAATGTCGGTATTAATTCTCAATGGGAAAGTTAATTTATGAGTGACAGTCTAGGGAGGGGAATGGAGAACCTGATTTGGAATTGTCAAGGCCCGGTGACGCATGAGATTACAACAGGTGAGCCATTTAGAAACAAGAGACgaaaaatgcaagagaaaatattaaaccaTAGTTTTGAAGAGTGGATTATTTTAAAATGGTGATTTAGGCAAAGTTTGAGAGGGGTTCCTGATTAGTGATTTGTAGATACTACAAATAATATATAGTAGTTTTCAAGTATCTATTGGTGCCAGGtactgtatttatatttcattctatTATATTACTGCATTCTTGAAAAACATAACAACCGCCAGACACAAGATACAGGTGATGTTAGCTCCATCTCctgatttatttacttattttctaaaagGCCTGGAAATATTCAGTGACTTACGCAAGGTTACCTTGCTAGTAAGTGCCAGATGGAGCTTGAATTCTGATCTCACTGATGAAAGGATCTTATATTTTTACCTACATGAAGGAGAAAattctataattatataatacaCAATAGACTGTCTTGAAATACTCTTAATCAGGATTACTTACCTAAAGAAAATTACTAAtagcaaaaaacatttttttgtggaGTTCCTACACGAATTATAGATAGGGTACGTAGAAACTTTTGAAAACTTTTATTCTTCCCATAGTTAAGTTCCAAAATTGAAAAACtccaatccttttccctttttaagCATAAAAATGGAGTTTTTCTGCATTTGAGCACCGCTCAGATCTTACAACTTCTCTCTATCGCCATCTGTCACTGTCCTAGTGGGTAGCATCTTCATCTTTTGCTTGTATCAGTTAGATCAGCTTCTAATTGGTCCCCCTGAATCTACTCTTGCTCCTCCAAATATCCCTCATACTCCGTGAAATGTGTCCTTGAAGAATGCTAACTCTACTCAAAACCCTCCCGTGGTCTCCGGTCCCTCACAGGGTAAATCCTCGAGGCTCTGCACAATGGGGTTCTGGTTTTCTTCATCAATCTCTTTCTCCGCTCTCAGCTCGCTGTTGAGCCATCCACTCACCTGCAGTAGGtttcttttagagaaaaaaaattaagaagtgacAATTTAGAACTTATTGTACCGTTCAACACGATTGGGAAATTTGGGCTAATTAAAAGTTAGGGCATTGGAACTGGCTGGCAGAAGCTTGGTAATTATCCGCTAGGGTAACTGTCAATTCCCCCGTTTATCAAATTATAGACATCTCCGCTACCTTGTACCTAGTATAATTCACTATTTCTGGACCACACgataaaataaacatatgcatgaacaaaaatgaggaaattaaaaaacaaaggagagaaattGCATTGTACAACGAATTATGCTTTTAAACAAAGGTATTTTAAGTCTCTTGTGAACACTTACCAAACTTTCAAGGGCCACCCTAAGCACCAACTGCTGTTATGATAGTGACCTTTAAGCTCCTTGAGTCCCATAACACAATGTTTTTGTTTCGTTGTCAGTGGTCACACTCACTGGCTGCCTTGCATCAGCCCTTTTCAACGGACTTATCACTATTTGTCTGTAAGATCTTTCAAAGGCGTGAGTGTGGTGGAACTAATCTGTACGCCTTTCAGAGTTTACCCATTCACAGAGAATAGTTTGTTGCACTGAAGGGAATCGCAGCACTGTTACTCTTCCCAAGTATAATGAGGACGCCCAAATACAAGGACATATGCTGTCACTACTGAGATTGCCACACATACTTAGTAGTTGGGAAGTTGCCACACATATAATAGTTGATACAGTTTATCTTTATAAATATGCCGATATGAAAGGACGTAAATAAGAGTTCTGGTACAAAGTGACTTTAACAGGCCTTCCttacaaggagaaaaataaaggtgtATAAACCCTCTTTTGTCCAGTAGGTACATGGCACTGTTTATACAAAGCCGTGTTTTGTGACTCTCAACGTCAGTCTCTCCAGATCACAAACTGGAAAACCCAGGAGCAATTGTAATGGTCCCTCCTCCGGGCCCTCCTCTTATGGCTCGTCTCTAGGTCTGGCAAACCTCATGATCTTCTCAGTATGAGCACATTGCTGTCAGTCTCCATCACAATGATCTGAGTGGGGATGTTACTCTTTTCCTCCCTCAGCATTTGAAAGAATATTCTGACTGGTCTGTGCTTTCTGTCTGCAGTACCTCTCCTTTTAATCCGTTCTATTGTTGTAGTAGTGAATATCTTTATTCCCACAATACCGCATAGCCAACTCCTAACTTTTTATGCTAACACCCAGTATCTCAACTCAACGACTCCATCTAATTCTCTAATCAAACTTCAACTATGACAACCCATTCACACAATTTGCTAAATGTGCATCATTTGTTCACATACTATATTCTGTTCATGCCATTTCCTCCTAACACAAATATTCCTGCCTCATCAAAAAGTCTTTGGGTGATAAGTTTAGATTATATCAATCTCTTTCCTTATCTGAGTTCTTCTCTTGTATTCTGCATTTCTCCCAATTAGTTTGTATATACTTCAAAGGCAGGAACCATTTTCATATTACCAGATTTCCCCCAAAGAACAAAGGGCTAAAAAAGAGCAAGCATAAAGAAACACCTCTAATAATTACTCCGTGGACTTGGTGTGAATGTCCAAATATAGTTATAACGAGGAAGCCCAAAGACAAGGACATATGCTATTACTACTGAGATTGCCACAATACTTAATATAAAACCAACAAAAGTGAAacactttctttttgttattaaaatagaaaacaataatacAACATACATATGAATGtcattctgctttttaaatttattcaaagATCATAGGTAATGTTAATAAAGTATTCAACCTTTATTCTGTTGGCTTATAAAACCTGGACCTCTTACTAAGACTACTTTCAAATTATGTGCACTTGGGTGTGTACATACttccacatatttttttaaatgtggtagaTTTATATGGAGTCATATTTCAATTTCCACTCTGAAATAATATCCCATGGAAATTCCTTTTCAATACAGACATTAAAAATACATGGACAAAGCAATAATACCAAGTAAAGTAAAAAAGAACACTCATAAAACGGGTATAGAATGTATGTTATAAAGGCACTCACTTGTATGGCCATATTAAATACAATATCATGAAGAACTTTCATAATAATGAATTGTGCAGCACTGTTCAGGACTGTTCAGTCatgtatgaacacacacacacacacatacatataatgcAAATAAAACTCACTATAAGGTTTTAACTAACTCTTTATTACTTTCATCCTGAATGCTCACATGATGTGTTCTGGATCAGACACAGATTTATCATTCACGTAAAATACAAATTcacttaaaatacaaatacaaatgcaAATAATGGCCATGTTGTTTGTGACACCCTGATTCTTACTCCTGGGGTGATGTGGTGAAAGTCAGGTCAATTGTCCTATATTTACAAACTTTGAAGTCATTGTAATCGgtgaagaatggagaaaaatggatttttttttctgtttatgtacAAGAGCAAGAGGCAACTAGctaccttctctctccctcttgaaATGAGGGAGAAAAATCTTTGTTCTATGGACATAAGATGGAAAAACACTCGAGTTCTCACTCTAACTTTCTGGAGTATAAATACATCTTTCCAAGGCCCAGGAAAGTCCTTCTGTCCTAGGTCTCTGTAATCTAGAGTTGTCTCCAAGGTCTCATTTTCTgttgaaatacaaatatataccTCTGGATTTAGCTAAATCTTTCTGGAGTTCCCAAGTCTTGCTTTAATGCTAGGATCCCAAATGTAAGCAACATTTTTCTCATGAATCTCTAATTCTATAGAAACATAAACATATTTTCTCTACACCTTATACTTGTAGTATATAATATTAAAAGCTATCAGTATTTATGGGATACACAGACATATAAAAGAACCCTATGACATGAAAATTTGGATAAAAACAGTATGTCTTAAAAGGAGACATGTAAATATTGAGGTGATCTACATCTAACATTTCTGGGATCTAACTGGTACATGAAAAGTCTGCAGCACAAAGTGGCAATTGGGGTGGGAAGTTATGTAGTGCTTTGACCTTGGGGTAATATTTTCACAATGGCCAGTTCACCCTTCCCTCTACAAGGATGTTACTGTTCTCACTTGAAACCGGTgtgaaaaacacaaacacacaaaggaGTTACTAAAAACTTTGAAGGTAAGATTCCAAATCACTAAAATTCAAGTTTCTATTCAACATATTATGCTGAAACTCAGGAATCATTATTTTAGCTCCTATACTTAACTGAAATCCAGCTCTCTACCAGATACCATGTCCCCATTCCTTTCCTGAGTACAGATCAATCAAGTAAACAACTGGAAGGTGGAGTCACAATCCTTTTCACTACCCAGTACTATTGCCCTTCTTCCTTGATTCATTTCAGGCGGTCTAAGGACAACCTACATCCGAATTTCCTAGATTACTGTTGAATATATTACAAGCACCTGCCTGCACCAGTCTTGAATATAAGTCACAGAACCTGCACTTTTAATAAATATCACAAATGATTCTGTAGCTATCCAAATTTAGAACCATTgacattttccctttggttttcTTCAACACtatcatttattatatttgtaattttctctaatttttaaaaaagcactggTGCATGGAGTACAGTATTCCTTTCCACCCAAAGTCTCACAAACATTCTGAAAGATTTAAATATCCATGAGAATGTTGTGCTATGCCTcaggttttccatttcttaatcATATTTCTAATCACCACATCCTTGACCACTTCAACCAGCCACTTTTATCAATATTTATAGCTATCACAAAAGTTGTAAGCAGATATAATGtttcattcatatattcatgATTTATACAAGTTAGTGGTTTGCAACCCTCACTATGCTTGAGAATCACCTGGGCAGCTTTTAAAACCTACCGGTGCCAAGGACACAGCCTAGAGAATCCAATCTCAGTTGGTTTGGAATATGTCCCGGGCATCTGTAATTATGTAATTTCTCCAGGTTGTTTTAATATGCATCCAGGTTTGAAAAACACTTCTCTGAATGCAACCAGAAGAGAGTTGGTGAGAACTTCAGAGATCTAAGTTAAATAAGTCTAACACTAATATTACAAAGATGCAATAAAAACCATGGATTCTTGGGCCAAATGGCCTGAATTTAAATTCCAGGTATATTCTGTCTTAATTGTACTTCTCCAGGAAAGTAAACTGTCCATGCTCTCCTTTCTCCATATGTTTAAAATAGTAGTGATAATACCTAATCCTGCTATTTGTTGTGAGGcctaaatgaaacaaatatatgtaaaatgcttagtcaTTTCCTGATATTCAACAAACGTTGGTTATTGTCATTAATCATAGGTTTGTCGAGTATTCAATAAAAATTAGAGTGAATTTTATTGAAGAACAGAATATAAGTCactctgtttcattttgtcttaTCCAGACATGCTTTCCTTACATAAGGCTGTTGAATAGCCTTTATATGTTCTTTAATAAATAGTATTGGGTCTGTCCCCAGTCAAGAACTGGAGAACATATGGGATTATTTTAGAAGCATTTTGAGTATCAGGTGGAgctaagatggcggcatgagtaggcaggcagaaatctcctcccaaaaccatatgtatttttgaaaatacaacaaatgcaactattcctaaaagagagaccagaagacacaggacaacagccagactacatctacacctgcgagaacccagcacctcgtgaagagggtaagatacaagccccggccaggtgggacccgagtgcccctcaccccagctcccagcgggaggagaggagttggagtggggagggagatggagcccaggactgctaaacacccagccttagCCATTGGCatcggagcgcagacacacagtgtctGCAttgggtgctggaaactagggaaacaggacagtacgatctgtgagtgggtccccagggCCGGCGcccttgggacaaagaaaagcgagtgctttttgaaagtctttaagggacaggtaccccacagctggatggaaactcccctggacacttagcctagcagctgggaatcccagggagctccgggcgccctaaccccctgggcggcctCACAGCTCAGAggtccctcacggagataaacagtcTCACGCTTgtttcccctccaacacggctccaccatagtggagaagcagcctgaggcagtagggcagagcttctttcacagcagccaggcaagaattagaaactcc
This DNA window, taken from Manis pentadactyla isolate mManPen7 chromosome X, mManPen7.hap1, whole genome shotgun sequence, encodes the following:
- the LOC130682011 gene encoding melanoma-associated antigen B16-like; translated protein: MSLHQKNPQRSRRQSLQTRSETQGLQAAQTSEALVKTRVSSPPLMPGSSKGASAAGVPSTREGAQGFLSSPVAITATSSSRSGVRSSGHREVESTAQAAPQPAELPLDPIDRLVSLLVCYLLHKYHIKETVTMEDIFKVVSPVCNEHFRVIFANACQRLQVVFGLDMKAVDPPNYRYELVISMGLTYDGMLSDQERVPKTGVLIVVLGVILMKGNCATEREVWRILNAMGMHAGRVNPFFGEPRKLITNDLVKEKYLEYRQVANSDPAQFEFLWGPRAYAETTKMKVLQSLARVNGVEPSAFRSQYEDALQDEEKRAQDTMSDTAASLLGPLLVLVASLVMPTVPSDPRG